The Urbifossiella limnaea nucleotide sequence AAGGAGCAGAACACCACCGTGCCGGCGCTCGCGGCCAGGATGACGGACGACTACTACGGCTGCCTGAAGGCGCTGAACGTCACCGGCATCGACCACTTCCCCAAAGCCACCGAGCACGTCGGCGGCATGCTCGCCATGATCGGCGGGCTCATCGACAAGGGCTACGCCTACCCCGCCGGCGGCGACGTGTACTTCGACGTGAGCAAGGACGCCGACTACGGCAAGCTGTGCAACCGCGACCCGGAGCAGCTCGAAGCGGGCTCGCGCATCGAGGTGAGCGACCGCAAGCGGAACCCCGGCGACTTCGCCCTCTGGAAGGGCGCCAAGCCCGGCGAGCCGGCCGAGGTGCAGTTCGACAGCCCGTGGGGGAAGGGCCGGCCGGGCTGGCACATCGAGTGCTCGGCGATGGCCACCAAGCTCCTCGGCGACACCCTCGACATCCACGGCGGCGGCCTCGACCTTCAGTTCCCGCACCACGAGAACGAGCTGGCCCAGAGCGAGAGCGCCACCGGCAAGGACTTCGCCCGGGTGTGGATGCACAACGGCCTGCTCAAGATGAAGAGCGGCAAGATGGCCGGCTCCATCGGCAACGTGCTGAACGTGGCCGACGCCCTGAAGCTGGTCGGCGGCGACGTGCTGCGGTTCTTCATCCTCCAGACGCACTACCGCTCGCCGATCGACCTCGGCGACTGGGAACCCGGCGCCGGCATCCCCACCGGCATCGAGTCGGCGAAGGCGGCGTTCGAGACGTTCACCCGCTTCGCCGAGCGCGTCGGCCGGGTGACGGGGACGCCGTTCGCGGAGTTGCCGGCGCTGACGGGCCCCGCCGGCGCGGCGACTCTGACGTTGTCCAACGCCGACGCCGCTCGGCGGTTCGGCGAGCACATGGACGACGACTTCAACACCGGCGGCGCCGTCGGCGTGCTGTACGAGCTGGTGCGCCGGCTGAACCGCCTGGCCGACGAGAAGAAGCTGGACGACCCCGCGGCCGCGGCGGCACCGGCGAAGGCCGAGTTCCGCGAGGGCGCCGTGCTGGTCCGCGACCTGGCCGGCATCCTCGGCCTGACGCTGGCGGCGCCGGCGGCGACGCTCGGCGGCGGCGACGAGCTGGTGAGCGGGCTGATGCAGTTGCTGATCGACCTGCGGGCCAACCTGCGGGCGGAGGCGAAGGGGGCGGCGAAGGACAACCCGCTGAAGAAGGCGCTGTTCGACCAGACGGACCTGATCCGCGCCCGCCTCGGGGCGCTCGGCGTGACGCTGGAGGACCGCCCCACGGGCACGACGTGGCGGGTGGGGTGAGCGCGATTCCATCGCGGCTGTTAGGATGGCGAGGGGGGCGAACCACGTTGGCGTGAGACCCAACCGCATTCCACCCGGCTTATCCGGCACGACCGAACCCGTCACCTGACCCGCCGCCCCCGGCGGGCGACCGCGGCTGCGGACCGGGCTGGACGGGTGCCGACAACTCCGGTACTGTTCGCCCTTTCACCAGTGCCGCCGCCGGGGGATCACGCCATGTCGCCGACGCCGGTCCCGCACCCGCCGCGCCGCGTCCTCGGGCTCGACCCCGGCCTGCAGACCACCGGCTACGCCGTCCTCGAACTCGCCCCGGACGGCCCGAAGGTGTGCGAGGCCGGCGTCGTGCGGTCGGCCGCCGGCCGCGACCCTGCGGACATGGCGGCCCGCGTCAAGACGCTTTACGATGGTGTGTGTGAAGTCCTCGACCAGTGGACGCCGGCGACGATGGCGGTGGAGCAGCTGTACGCCCACTACGACCACCCCCGCACGGCCGTGCTCATGGCCCACGCCCGCGGGGCGTTCCTGCTCGCCGGCGCCCAGCGCGGCGTGCCGGTGATGAGCTACGCCCCCGCCCGCGTCAAGAAGCTGATCACCGGGCACGGCCGCGCCTCGAAGGAGCAGATGCAGCACGCCGTGGCCCGCGAGCTGAACCTGGCCGCCCCGCCCGAGCCGCACGACGTGGCCGACGCCCTCGGCATCGCCCTGTGCCACTACTTCGCGTCCGGCGGGCTCGGCCGTGGCACCCGCTTCGCCACGGTCACCGGCGTGAACCAGCAGGCGCTCCTCGGCAACGACCCGGACACGATCGACGACGAGTAACCGCCATGATGACGAAGATGACCGGCCTGTTGGTGCGGGTGCTGGACGACGAGGCCCGGGTGGAGGTCGGCCCGTTCGAGTACCAGGTGCTCGTGCCGGAGGCGGTGCGCCGCGTCATTCAGATGCGGACCGGGACCGAAATCACCTTCCACGTCACCGAGTACCTGGAGGGGAACAGCGGCGGCAACCGGTTCGTGCCGCGGCGGATCGGCTTCCTGACCGAGACGGAACTCGACTTCTTCGACCTGTTCTGCACGGTCGAGAAGATCGGCGCGAAGAAGGCGCTGAAGGCGATGGCCCGGCCGGTGAAGGAGATCGCCGACGCCATCGCCCGCCAGGACGCGCGGTGGCTCAGCACGCTGCCCGGCATCGGCGCCACGACCGCCGAGCAGATCGTGACGACGCTGAAGCGGAAGATCACGCCGTTCGTGATGGCCGCGGCCCCGGCCGACGCCCCGCCGCCGGACGCGGTGGTCGAGAAGGCGGGCGGCCGGCGCAAGCCGGCCGCGGCGCCGGCCCCCGCGGCGGCGGCGTTCGACGGGCAGGCGGTGGACGACACGTACCAGGCGCTGATGGGCGTGGGCTACACGCCGGTGGAGGCGCGGGCCCGGCTCGACGATCTGTTGAAGAGCGGCCAGCGGTTCACGACGGTGCAGGAGGCGCTGGCCCTGATCTTCGCCAACAAGGGGTGAGCCGTGCGTGACCCGGCCCGAATCGACCGGATGTTGGATTTACTGCGGGACTACTGGTTCCGCTACCCGGACATGCGGCTAGCGCAGCTCGTGGTGGGCCTTGTCCGGCCCAGCGAGCCGTGCCCGCAGGTGTTCTACGCGGAGGACGACCGCGTCGAGGCGGCACTGCTAGCGGCACTCGGTGACGTGCCCGCCGTGTCTGGCGGGGGCTGACGGGTTTCCATCGTGCGGGGTTCGCCCCCTCACCCCGCGTGCTTCGCCGCGACCCTCTCCCCCGAGGGGAGAGGGTGGGAGGCACCCGGCCCATCGCACGGGCGGGCATCGATCCGCGAACGCAGGCGCGTGGTTACCCGCCCGTGATGGCGGTCGATCACGCCCACCCTCTCCCCTCGGGGGAGAGGGTCGCGTCGAAGCACGCGGGGTGAGGGGGAAGGCGTTGGCGGTGTGACGGCGAGCAGCCCAATCGAATCGCGACTGGAGGAGTCATGCTCCGCCCCCTGCTGACCGCCGCGCTCGCCGCCCTCGCGGTCGCCGCCGCCCTCGCGGTCGCCGCCGCGCCCGCCGACGCCGACCGCGCCGCCCTCCAGGGCACGTGGGTGCTCGACGCCGCCACCCTCGAAGGCCGCGACCACGCCGACGACTTCCGCGGCATGAAGCTGACCTTCGCCGGCGACCGCTACACCATCGACTTCGGCCCGAACACCGACAAGGGCACCTTCACCCTCGACCCCACGAAGACGCCGCGGCGGATCGACGTCCGCAGCGCCGAGGGGCCGTTCAAGGGGAAGACGCTCCCCGGCATCTACGAGCTGAAGGGCGACACCCTCCGCCTGTGCCTCGACGGCGACGGCAAGGCCGACAAGCGGCCCGCGGCGTTCGAGGCTCCGGGCACCACGCGTAACATGCTCCTGACGTACCGCCGCGAGAAGACCAAGTAATCCCGCAACCCGAAAGACTCTCGATGACCCGCTTCACCCCCGCCGTCGCGTTCGCCCTCGCCACGCTCGCCGTCGCATCCGCCCAGCCGGCCGACGAGCTGAAGGGCGCCGCCGGCAAGTGGACCGTCACCAAGGCCGCGCTCGGCGGCAAGGACGTGACCAAGGCGTTCAAGGGCGTCGAACTCGTGCTCGCCCCGGACGGCGCGTACACGCTCTCGCTCAGCGGCGAGACCGACAAGGGCACGGTGAAGGTGGACGCGGCCAAGACGCCGAAGCAGATGGACATCATCGGGAACGACGGGCCGAACGCCGGCAAGACGTTCAAGACGATCTACAAGCTCGCCGGCGACACCATGACCGTGTGCTACGAGCTGGGCGACGGCCCCCGGCCGACGGCGTTCGAGTCGAAGGCCGGCACCAAGGTGTTCCTCGCCGAGTACAAGCGGGCGAAGTAGCTCGGGAGGATTTTCACCACAGAGTCACAGAGAGCACCGAGGGAAGACAGAAGGCAGAGACAGAATAGAGTTTGAACACAATGTCGTCTTCCTTCTCGGTTTTCTGTCTTCCCTCTGTGCTCTCTGTGACTCTGTGGTGAATCTCCACCTCCCGCCCACCGGCAACCCCACGAGTCACCCCATCATGGCCCGCGAGCGCGTGATCGGCCCCGCCCCCGCCGGCGACGACGGCCCCTCGAAGGTGGACGCCGCCCTCCGCCCCAAGTTCCTCCGCGAGGTCGTCGGCCAGCGGAAGGTCGCCGAGCGCCTCGAGATCGCCGTCGCCGCGTCGAAGAAGCTGAAGGAGCCGCTCGGGCACATCATCTTCGACGGCCCGCCCGGCCTCGGCAAAACCACGTTCGCCACCGTGCTCCCCAACGAGCTCGGCACGTCCATCCAGCTCACCAGCGGCCCCGCCCTGTCGAAGCCCGCCGACATGCTGCCGTTCCTCACCAACCTGGAGGAAGGCAGCATCCTGTTCATCGACGAGATTCACCGCATGCCGCGCGTCGTCGAGGAGTTCATCTACCCGGCGATGGAAGACTTCCGCATCGACATCGTGCTCGGCGAAGGCATGAGCGCCCGCACCATCTCGATGCAGCTGAAGCGGTTCACGCTGATCGGCGCGACCACCCGCAGCGGCATGCTCAGCGGCCCGATGCGCGACCGGTTCAAGATGCACGAGCACCTCGAGTTCTACTCCGTCGAGGAGCTGGCCACGATCGTCCGCATCAACGCGGCGAAGCTGAACACGCCGATCACCGACGGCGCCGCGCACGAACTCGCCCGCCGCAGCCGGGGCACGCCGCGGGTGGCGAACGCCCGGCTCCACTGGGCGCGGAACTACTCGGCGGCGCTGCACGACGGGGCCATCACCGAGGCGGTGGCGCACGCGGCGCTGGACAAGGCCGAGGTGGACGCCGACGGCCTCGACAAGAACGACCGCCGCTACCTGGAGACGCTCATCGACGTGTTCGGCGGCGGCCCGACCGGCGTGGAGGCGCTGGCGGCGACGATGAACCTGGCGGCGGACACGTTGTCGGACGAGATCGAGCCGTACCTGCTGCGGGAGCAGTACATCGTGCGGTCGCCGCGCGGCCGGGTGGTGACGCCGCGGGCGTTCGCGGTGCTCGGCCGGCAGAGCCCGCCGAAGCCGCGGCCCGACGGCCCGGGGCTGTTCGACTGATTCCGGGCCGACTCCCGTTGACAGACGCCCGCCCGGCCAGTCTTATGATGACGGTCTGGGGGAACACTCGCTCCCCCGTCTGCTCATCGCCACCACCCCCTCGTTCCGGTGGCGCGTCTCATTCCCGGAGTCTCCCCGTGCCTCGTCCCCCCGTCCGGCGTGCGTTCACGCTCATTGAACTGCTCGTGGTCATCGCCATCATCGCCATCCTGATCGGCCTGCTGCTCCCGGCCGTGCAGAAGGTGCGCGAGGCCGCGGCCCGCATCAAGTGCAGCAACAACATCAAGCAGATCGCCCTGGCCGTGCACAGCTACCACGACCAGAACAACACGTTCCCGCCGGCGGTCATGATCGTCAACGCGAACAAGAACGCCGGGCAGAACGACAACCTGAGCGCCTACCGCACGCCGGGGTTCGGGCCGAACTGGGCCGTCTTCATCCTGCCGCAGATGGAGCAGGGCGCGCTGTACAACCAGTACGCCACCGCCGTCACCGCCTTCACCGCCACCAGCGGCACCGACCAGAGCTGGCGGGGCCTCCGCGGCACCACCATCCCGACGTACCTGTGCCCGAGCGACACGGGCGTGAACACGCCGTTCGCGCTCAACGGCGGCGGGTGGGCGCGCGGCAACTACGCGGCCAACGCCGGCGGCGGGTGGATCTGCGCCAGCGTCAACGGGATCGCCTCCGACGGCATCCGCGGCGGGCTCATCACCATCAACGGCGGCATCAAGATGACCGACATCACCGACGGCCTGTCGAACACGGTGTGCATCGACGAGGTGCGGACCGGGCTCAACGACAAGGACCGCCGCGGGGTGTGGGCGATGGGCGTGGGCGGGTCGAGCCTGGTCGGGGCGCTCGGGTACGGCGACTGCTACGCCCCGAACGACCGGAGCGAGTACTCCGACGACATCGAGAACTGCAACGACACCCGGCAGGCGGCGGGCGTCGGCAACTCGGGGCTGGCACAGCAGGCGATGGGCTGCTCGAACGACAACCTGGCGAACAACTGGCCGAACTGGCAGGCCACGGCCCGCAGCCGGCACACCGGCGGGGTGAACGTGGCGATGGGCGACGGCAGCGTCCGGTTCGTCCGCGACGCGGTGGACTACCTCGCCTGGCACTGGTCGCACGGCCGCAACGACTCGCAGGTCGTGCGCCTGGACTGAACCCGGCGGGGGCGTGCGACACCCGACGCACGCCCCCGCCGGTCGGCCCTAGTCGTCGGCGTCGAGGTACGGCTTGCGCGACTGAAGCCGGCCCGCCGCGGCCGCCGGCGCCACCGCCATCGCCGCCCCCCCCGCCCGCGGCGCCGGCAGGAACGCCGGGTTCACCGCCGGCGCCGGCCCCGGCCCCGCCGCCGGCGCCACCGCGCTCGACCCGCCCTGCGCGCTGTACGGCGACACGAACCGGATCGGCGTGCCGTTTATGTGCGTCAGCTCGCCGCCCCACGCCAGCCGGTACAGTTCCTCCAGGTCGTCCTTGTCGGCGTCGGTCAGCGTGCTGTTCACCCCGTAGTTCATGATCGACTCCTCCTCGTGCCGGCCGAAGATCTTCGCCGGCCACGCCTGCTCGCTGGTCAGCGCGAAGAAGTGCCGCAGGCCGAACGTGTGGCCGAACTCGTGGCACAGCGTCTCCACGATCTCGTCCTGGCCCTCGTCGAACAGCCGCGGGTACAGCATCAGCTTGTTCTGCCCGCTCCCGGGGAAGAACGCCGACGCCAGCGTGCACCCCATGGCGTTGCAGTTGTTCGACCCGCTCATCACGATCTCGAAGTCCCACAGGCCCTCGTCGTAGGTGAACGTCACCGGCAGGGCCGCGCCCCACTTCCGCAGCGCCTTCGAGCACAGCTTCCGCACCGCCTCCATCGCCTTCTCGGGGTCGGCGAAGTAGTCGAACGACTCGTCGCGGAACCGCCACCGGAGGGTCGTGTCCGGCCCCCACAGCGGGATCGACCCGCCCGGGGCGTCCAGCACCAGGTCCAGCGGCGACCGGCCCTGCGGGGTAGGGTGCCCGCGCCGCTCGGTGGCGCACACGATCCCCTTCGCCTTGTCGATGACGTGGATGCTCGCCTCCTGCCGCTTCGTCGGCTTCTTGTCGCCCCGCGGCTTGAACGCCGCCGGCCGCTCCGCCGGCTTGTCGTCGCCCTTCTTGTCGGCCTTGGCCATCGCACCACCGTCCTTTCGGGTAGAGAGGGTTACGAACGGGTCGGCGGCGGCCGACCCCGACACCTGCCGCGTCAGCCGCCGGCCGTGGACGGCTTCACCAGCTTCACCGGCCACCGGCCGAGCTTCGTGAGCGTGCCGGCCCGCGCCTCCTTGTACAGCCGCGCCAGGTCCGCCTTGTCCGCCGCCGTGAGCGTGCTGTTCGGGCCGTAGTTCATGATCGTCTTGGGCCGGTGCTCGCCGAACGGCACCGCCGTGCCGCCCTCCTGCTCCACGGCGAAGAAGTGCCGCAGCCCGAACACGTGGCCGAGTTCGTGGCAGAGGGTCGCCACCACCCCCGTCTCCGGCAGCGAGAACAGCCGCGGGTACAGCATCAGCATCCGCTGGGCGCCGCCCGGGAAGAAGGCCCGCGCCAGCGTGTACCCGCCGCCGACGCGGTTGTCGGCCGGGTTCATCACCACCTCGAAGTCCCAGTCGTCCTCGTCGTAGGCCAGCTTCACCGGGGCGGCCGCGCCCCACGCCCCCATCGCCTTCGTCACCAGCTTCTTCACCCCGTCCATCGCCTTCTTGGGCTCGGAGAAGAAGACGAACGAGGCCTTGCGGCACCGCCACCGCAGCACCGTGCCCGCCACCCACAGCCGGACCTCGGGCGCCTCGCCGCCGACCACGATGGGGAGGTTGGGGTCGGTCCGCTGCTCGGTCGAGCACACCACGACCCCGGGCGGGGCCGCCGCGACCGCCGACGCGACCTGCGGGCGGAACGCCGGCCCGGCCGGCGGTCCCTTCGCCGCCGCCGGTGCCTTCGGCTTCGCGTTCGCCGGCGGCTTCGCCGTCGCCGCCGCTGGTGCCGTCGGCTTCGCCTTCTTCTTCGGGTCGTCGGCCTTGGCCATCGCGCACCAGCCTTCCGCGGATGAAGTGTACGCCCGTGACAGTCCGGCGTCGGCTAGATTCTACTCGAACGGCGGCCGTACGGCGGACGCGGACCGACATCAGCAATCGCTTCTACTCGTATGTACGGAGTCGGGCGGAGAACCCGGGCAAAATTCGGCGGAAATAGTTGACCCGCCCCAAATCCGAGCTTACGGTACATGCGTACACTATTCTGCCCCCCTGCCCCGGGAGCCGTCATGTCCGCCGCGACCGACGAAGTCCTGTCCCGGGTCGCCGAGATGCGCGCCGCCGGCACCGACTGGGACCGCGTGGCCTTCCGCCTGGGGTTCGACCAGGACGAGCTCCGCCAGCTGGCCCGCGACGCCGGCCCCGACTTCCGCCGGCTGTTCGCCGCCGCCCGCTCGGGCGTCGTCGAGGACGGCTTCGCGGAGGCCATGCTCTCGCTCCGCAAGCTCCTCCGGTCCGACGACGACCGCACCATCAACAAGGCCGCCGACTGCCTGGCCCGGGTGTGGATGACGACCCGCCGCCACCGCCGCCGGCTCGCCGGCAAGCTGCCCGCGGACCCGCACCAGAAGGCGAAGGACCACCTGTGGGAGGAGGTGGTGGTGAACACCGAGGAGCACGGCGCCGAGATCGAGGAGCTGACGAACCGGATGTTCGAGGTGCGGTTCGGCTTCCACCCGGACCGGCCGCCGGCGGGCTTCGCCGTGCCCGGCGCCGGCCGCGACTGGGGCAAGATGACCACGTGGGCCGAAGCGACGATCGAGGCCGACCGCGGCACCTCGCACGACGACGACCCCGACGGCGGCCTGCTCGCGCGGGTGCTGCCGCGGCGGGGGCCGTCGGGCGGGTCCGATGCCGCTTGCGGCGACGGGTCACTCGTACTTCAGCGCCAGGATCGGGTCGATGCCGGCGGCCCGGCGCGCGGGGTAGAGGGCGGCCAGGGTCGTGACCAGCACGGCGAACACGACGCCGCTCAGGAGCAGCCACCACGGGAACTCGAAGATGGTGGTCGTCTTCATGGTTTCGTTCCCCATCTGCCCCTGGATGAGGCCGCGGATGTAGCCGTCGGCGGGGAACGACATCAGGACGGCGGTCGCCACGCCGAGCAGCCCGCCGGCCAGGCCGATGGCGCCGCCCTCGGCCAGGAACAGGCCGGTGACCTGCCCGCGCGTCGCGCCCACGGCCTTCAGGATGCCGATCTCGCGGGTGCGCTCGACGACGCTGGTGACGAGCGTGTTGGTGATGCCGACGCCGGCCACGAGCAGGCCGATGAGGGCGAACAGGTTGAGGCCGCCGGCGATCATGGCCACCTCGCGCCGGGCGGCGCTGTACCAGCGGAGCGCCGAGTAGGTGCCGAAGCCCATGCCTTCCGCGGCCGCGACGACGGCCGGCATGTCGCCGCCGGGCCGGATGCGGAGCTCGACCGAGCCGACGCCGCTGCCGCGGACCCACGGCAACTGGTCGAACAGGGCGTCGCCGGCGGCCTTGGTGAGGTAGGCGTCGGCCTCGGCGAGCTCCCAGCCGGCGAGGGGGTCAGCCTTCTTCCGCTCGCCTTCGCCGACCAGCTTCACGACGCCGGCCAGCCGGAACTGCCCGCTGGCGACCTTGCCGGAGTCGGCTCGCCTGGCGCGCTCCGGGTCGGGCTTGCGGTTCAGCAGGTCGGCGAGGGCGGTGCGGTCGGCGGGGCTCAGGTCGAGCTTGTCAATGGACTTCGGCAGCAGGAGCGCGAGCCGGCCGAGGGCGAGCGCCTGGGGTCGGGTCAGGTCGTCGGCGGGGAGCCAGCCGGCGAGCGCGCGGGCCAGGGCGAACGGCGGCGCGGCGGTGGTGCCGCCCACGTCCACCTGCACGGGCCGGCCGACGGCGGCGGCGAGGTCGGCGTCGTCCCGCACGCCCAGGTCGTAGAGCGTGAGTTCGCTCAGGACGACGCCGGCCGGATCGGCCGGGAGGTCGCCCGCGATCAGGCGCGGGGTGAGGGCGTCGAGCTTGCCGGCGACGACGAGCGCGGGCGCGGAGCGGTCGGCCAGCCAGGCGCGGCCGCCGGAGCTGCGGACGACGCGGACCTCGGTCACGTCGGGAATGGCCCCCAGGGCGGCGATGGCGGCCGCGTCGAGGGGCCTGGGCGGGGTGCGGGCCTCGTCGCGGAGGTAGCGGCGGGCGAGCGCCTCGCGGAGCCGGGCGCGCCGCTCGGGGCTGACGGCCGCGGACACGGCGACCTTCTCGGCCGGCACCTGGTCGGGGTCCGGGGTGGCTTCGGCGATGCGGACGGTGACGCGCCAGAAGCCCTCGCGCTCGCGGAACTCGCGGTCGATGAACGCCCGCAGCCCCAGGCCCAGGGCGAGGCTGAAGACGAGGGCCGCGGTGCCGACGAGGACGCCGACGAGGGTGAGCGTGGTGCGGACCTTCTGCCGCCACAGGCCGCCGAGGGCGAAACGGAGGGCTTGGACGAGGTTCATGGGCACCTGCTGGCGCGGGGCGTGATCGGCGGGCCGTCCCCGGACTTGACGCCGATGTCGGTCCGGTATTCCGGTCGGGCTGTCGGCGCCCTTGACGAATCGCTACAATCCCCAGTCTTCGCCCCCGACGGCGCCGGTCACGCGACCGGCCGGGGACCCGAGGGTAACCTTCAACCGCACCCGCCCGCGGCGAATGCCGTCTGCCCCGGGCCGCTCCCCACCCTAACTATGGTCAACCGCAACCTCCTCCGCCAGTTCGATCAGCAGAACGACGAGGCCGAGCTCGAGAAGATGTTCGCCGCCGAGATGGGCGACCTGGAGTCGTGGCTCCCCGCCGAGACGCAGGAGTTCGAGTCGAACAAGATCGTCACCGGGCGCGTGCTCGAGATCCGCGGCGAAGACGTCGTCATCGACATCGGGTACAAGTCCGAAGGCGTCATCAAGCTGGAGGAGTGGAAGGAGGACGGGGCCGAGGGGATCGCCCCGCCGAAGGCCGGCGACACCGTCGAGGTGCTGCTGGAGACGGTCGAGAGCGAGGACGGTACGATCGCGCTCTCCTACCGCAAGGCGAAGCGGCAGAAGGAGTGGAACGCCGTCCTGGAGAAGCACAAGGAAGGCGACGTGGTCGCCGGCAAGGTGCTCAAGAAGATCAAGGGCGGCCTGCTGGTCAACATCGGCGTCAACGTGTTCCTGCCGGCCAGCCAGGTGGACATCCGCCGGCCGCAGAGCATCGACGAGTACATCGAGCGCACCATCGAGTGCGTCATCCTCAAGATCGACGAGCAGCGCCGCAACATCGTGGTGAGCCGCCGCAAGCTGATCGAGGACCGCCGCCGCATCCAGAAGGACAAGCTGCT carries:
- the ruvB gene encoding Holliday junction branch migration DNA helicase RuvB encodes the protein MARERVIGPAPAGDDGPSKVDAALRPKFLREVVGQRKVAERLEIAVAASKKLKEPLGHIIFDGPPGLGKTTFATVLPNELGTSIQLTSGPALSKPADMLPFLTNLEEGSILFIDEIHRMPRVVEEFIYPAMEDFRIDIVLGEGMSARTISMQLKRFTLIGATTRSGMLSGPMRDRFKMHEHLEFYSVEELATIVRINAAKLNTPITDGAAHELARRSRGTPRVANARLHWARNYSAALHDGAITEAVAHAALDKAEVDADGLDKNDRRYLETLIDVFGGGPTGVEALAATMNLAADTLSDEIEPYLLREQYIVRSPRGRVVTPRAFAVLGRQSPPKPRPDGPGLFD
- the ruvC gene encoding crossover junction endodeoxyribonuclease RuvC, which gives rise to MSPTPVPHPPRRVLGLDPGLQTTGYAVLELAPDGPKVCEAGVVRSAAGRDPADMAARVKTLYDGVCEVLDQWTPATMAVEQLYAHYDHPRTAVLMAHARGAFLLAGAQRGVPVMSYAPARVKKLITGHGRASKEQMQHAVARELNLAAPPEPHDVADALGIALCHYFASGGLGRGTRFATVTGVNQQALLGNDPDTIDDE
- a CDS encoding TIGR03067 domain-containing protein; its protein translation is MTRFTPAVAFALATLAVASAQPADELKGAAGKWTVTKAALGGKDVTKAFKGVELVLAPDGAYTLSLSGETDKGTVKVDAAKTPKQMDIIGNDGPNAGKTFKTIYKLAGDTMTVCYELGDGPRPTAFESKAGTKVFLAEYKRAK
- a CDS encoding DUF1559 domain-containing protein, encoding MPRPPVRRAFTLIELLVVIAIIAILIGLLLPAVQKVREAAARIKCSNNIKQIALAVHSYHDQNNTFPPAVMIVNANKNAGQNDNLSAYRTPGFGPNWAVFILPQMEQGALYNQYATAVTAFTATSGTDQSWRGLRGTTIPTYLCPSDTGVNTPFALNGGGWARGNYAANAGGGWICASVNGIASDGIRGGLITINGGIKMTDITDGLSNTVCIDEVRTGLNDKDRRGVWAMGVGGSSLVGALGYGDCYAPNDRSEYSDDIENCNDTRQAAGVGNSGLAQQAMGCSNDNLANNWPNWQATARSRHTGGVNVAMGDGSVRFVRDAVDYLAWHWSHGRNDSQVVRLD
- the ruvA gene encoding Holliday junction branch migration protein RuvA codes for the protein MMTKMTGLLVRVLDDEARVEVGPFEYQVLVPEAVRRVIQMRTGTEITFHVTEYLEGNSGGNRFVPRRIGFLTETELDFFDLFCTVEKIGAKKALKAMARPVKEIADAIARQDARWLSTLPGIGATTAEQIVTTLKRKITPFVMAAAPADAPPPDAVVEKAGGRRKPAAAPAPAAAAFDGQAVDDTYQALMGVGYTPVEARARLDDLLKSGQRFTTVQEALALIFANKG
- a CDS encoding ABC transporter permease, which encodes MNLVQALRFALGGLWRQKVRTTLTLVGVLVGTAALVFSLALGLGLRAFIDREFREREGFWRVTVRIAEATPDPDQVPAEKVAVSAAVSPERRARLREALARRYLRDEARTPPRPLDAAAIAALGAIPDVTEVRVVRSSGGRAWLADRSAPALVVAGKLDALTPRLIAGDLPADPAGVVLSELTLYDLGVRDDADLAAAVGRPVQVDVGGTTAAPPFALARALAGWLPADDLTRPQALALGRLALLLPKSIDKLDLSPADRTALADLLNRKPDPERARRADSGKVASGQFRLAGVVKLVGEGERKKADPLAGWELAEADAYLTKAAGDALFDQLPWVRGSGVGSVELRIRPGGDMPAVVAAAEGMGFGTYSALRWYSAARREVAMIAGGLNLFALIGLLVAGVGITNTLVTSVVERTREIGILKAVGATRGQVTGLFLAEGGAIGLAGGLLGVATAVLMSFPADGYIRGLIQGQMGNETMKTTTIFEFPWWLLLSGVVFAVLVTTLAALYPARRAAGIDPILALKYE
- a CDS encoding matrixin family metalloprotease, with amino-acid sequence MAKADKKGDDKPAERPAAFKPRGDKKPTKRQEASIHVIDKAKGIVCATERRGHPTPQGRSPLDLVLDAPGGSIPLWGPDTTLRWRFRDESFDYFADPEKAMEAVRKLCSKALRKWGAALPVTFTYDEGLWDFEIVMSGSNNCNAMGCTLASAFFPGSGQNKLMLYPRLFDEGQDEIVETLCHEFGHTFGLRHFFALTSEQAWPAKIFGRHEEESIMNYGVNSTLTDADKDDLEELYRLAWGGELTHINGTPIRFVSPYSAQGGSSAVAPAAGPGPAPAVNPAFLPAPRAGGAAMAVAPAAAAGRLQSRKPYLDADD
- a CDS encoding reprolysin-like metallopeptidase — translated: MAKADDPKKKAKPTAPAAATAKPPANAKPKAPAAAKGPPAGPAFRPQVASAVAAAPPGVVVCSTEQRTDPNLPIVVGGEAPEVRLWVAGTVLRWRCRKASFVFFSEPKKAMDGVKKLVTKAMGAWGAAAPVKLAYDEDDWDFEVVMNPADNRVGGGYTLARAFFPGGAQRMLMLYPRLFSLPETGVVATLCHELGHVFGLRHFFAVEQEGGTAVPFGEHRPKTIMNYGPNSTLTAADKADLARLYKEARAGTLTKLGRWPVKLVKPSTAGG
- the cysS gene encoding cysteine--tRNA ligase: MPLQVYSTLTRKKEPFHKRPGEPVSMYVCGPTVYKPSHIGHMVGPVIFDTVKRYLTHLGYQVTWVVNITDVDDKLIKAAKEQNTTVPALAARMTDDYYGCLKALNVTGIDHFPKATEHVGGMLAMIGGLIDKGYAYPAGGDVYFDVSKDADYGKLCNRDPEQLEAGSRIEVSDRKRNPGDFALWKGAKPGEPAEVQFDSPWGKGRPGWHIECSAMATKLLGDTLDIHGGGLDLQFPHHENELAQSESATGKDFARVWMHNGLLKMKSGKMAGSIGNVLNVADALKLVGGDVLRFFILQTHYRSPIDLGDWEPGAGIPTGIESAKAAFETFTRFAERVGRVTGTPFAELPALTGPAGAATLTLSNADAARRFGEHMDDDFNTGGAVGVLYELVRRLNRLADEKKLDDPAAAAAPAKAEFREGAVLVRDLAGILGLTLAAPAATLGGGDELVSGLMQLLIDLRANLRAEAKGAAKDNPLKKALFDQTDLIRARLGALGVTLEDRPTGTTWRVG
- a CDS encoding TIGR03067 domain-containing protein, which produces MLRPLLTAALAALAVAAALAVAAAPADADRAALQGTWVLDAATLEGRDHADDFRGMKLTFAGDRYTIDFGPNTDKGTFTLDPTKTPRRIDVRSAEGPFKGKTLPGIYELKGDTLRLCLDGDGKADKRPAAFEAPGTTRNMLLTYRREKTK